A region of the Desulfomicrobium macestii genome:
GCAGGTCGGTGTAATCGACCAGATTGAAGCGGACCTTGTCGTCCAGATAGCGTCTGGTGTGTTCGCCGGGAATGCGCACCCCGTCTTCGCGGGCCAGGGATTGCTCGTTCCACGCGGTCCTTAGCTCCTTGCCCTGCAGATCGGGATTGGCCGCCGCGAAAAGCCTGCGGCTGCTCTCCTCGGAAAGAAGGATCGGGGCCTCTCCCATGACGGAGGTCCAGTACTCAAGCCCTAGGGCGTGCAGGGTGTCGGTCTTGGGCAGCACGGGCAGGCCTGGACAAAGCCGCTGCAGGCGGTCTTTCAATTCCCGCGCGGCCTTGCGGGTGAAGGTCAGGATCAGGATTCGCGCCGGATCGGCGCCCTGTTCGAGCAGGTGCCGCACCCGTCCCATGAGGGTCTGGGTCTTGCCCGTGCCGGGACCGGCCAGGACCAGCACCGGCCCGGGTCCGGCAAGAATCGCGGCCATCTGCATTTCATTGGCCGCCAGGACCGTGTCCTCCGGCAAGGGGGACGCCTCCGCGCTGGTCTTCCGCCAGCGCTGTCCCAAGACTTCCGGCGGCGCGGACCGGGCGGCCATGGACAACATGCGTCCGTGTTTGAATTCGAGCAGTTCCTGAGGGGCGAACATGGAAATGCGCCCATACTCGCCGTCATAGCCCGAATGCCTGTGCACCACGCCCTGACGCATCCTGCGCACTGCCTCGGCCAAAACCGTGGAGGAGCGCCGCAGATCCTCTTCGGGGACGCAGCGCAATATGTTGAACTCTGAACCGAAATCCCGCACCAGTTGATTGTACATGCCGAGCACTTTCTTTGTGCCTGGGCCCACTCCCAGAATTTCCGAAAGGACTTCGGTCAGGGGCACCAGGGACGAGAATCCCGGATGATGGGCGGGCCGCACGGGCAGATCCCGGTCCGAGAGGGCAAAGATGCGATTGAGCACGCCGATTGTCAGAGGTTTGCCGCAGACCGGACAAAGCCCCCGATGCGCGGCCGTCTCCTGGGGTTCAAGCACCACCCCGCATTTACGGTGGCCGTCGAGATGGTATTTCCCTTCCTCGGGATAGAATTCAAGGGTGCCTTCAAAACGCGTCGTTTCGCTCTTGCGCCCCAGGGCGGCGCGAATGCCCGCAAAAGACATTTCCCCTGAAAAAATATTGACTTCCCGTCCCAGTTTTTCCCCGGAATGGGCATCGGAATTCGACACCAGTGTGAAACGATCCAGGGCGCTGACCATCCAGTTCATTTCGGGATCGGAGGACAGGCCGGTTTCCAGGGCGAAGATTTCTGCACTCAAATCCTCGAAACAGTCTTCGATACGATCAAAGCCGGACTTCGAGCCGAAAAGGGAAAACCACGGAGTCCAGATATGGGCGGGAATGAGATAGGCCAGCGGATCGGTTTCCAGAACCATTTCAAGAAGATCATGCGCATCGAGTCCGAGAATGGGGCGGCCGTCCGAAGCGAGATTGCCGACCTGCGCCAGACGGGTGTTGAACCTGAGGGCCGCGTCGATGCTCGGCATGAAGACCAGATTGTGGATTTTGCGGACCTTGCCCCTCTTCTTGTAGATGGAGCTGATTTCGGTGCAGAGCATGAACCGGATGTGCGCCGTGTTCATGCTCCCGGAATACCAGGGCAGTTCCTGTTCGAGGGCCTTGTCATCGCGCAGGCGCAGCAGTCCGCTTTCCTCGGCTTCGAGCTGT
Encoded here:
- a CDS encoding UvrD-helicase domain-containing protein; the encoded protein is MNNFIADLHIHSKFSRATSKNLTPRNLVAWAGIKGIDILATGDFTHPGWMDIITGQLEAEESGLLRLRDDKALEQELPWYSGSMNTAHIRFMLCTEISSIYKKRGKVRKIHNLVFMPSIDAALRFNTRLAQVGNLASDGRPILGLDAHDLLEMVLETDPLAYLIPAHIWTPWFSLFGSKSGFDRIEDCFEDLSAEIFALETGLSSDPEMNWMVSALDRFTLVSNSDAHSGEKLGREVNIFSGEMSFAGIRAALGRKSETTRFEGTLEFYPEEGKYHLDGHRKCGVVLEPQETAAHRGLCPVCGKPLTIGVLNRIFALSDRDLPVRPAHHPGFSSLVPLTEVLSEILGVGPGTKKVLGMYNQLVRDFGSEFNILRCVPEEDLRRSSTVLAEAVRRMRQGVVHRHSGYDGEYGRISMFAPQELLEFKHGRMLSMAARSAPPEVLGQRWRKTSAEASPLPEDTVLAANEMQMAAILAGPGPVLVLAGPGTGKTQTLMGRVRHLLEQGADPARILILTFTRKAARELKDRLQRLCPGLPVLPKTDTLHALGLEYWTSVMGEAPILLSEESSRRLFAAANPDLQGKELRTAWNEQSLAREDGVRIPGEHTRRYLDDKVRFNLVDYTDLLEFWFEHLELGQCVPDYDHVLIDEVQDLSALQLGLVTMLCSQGGRGFFAIGDPNQAIYGFRGAVRNVEARLRDLWPDLKRIRLVHNYRSAQQILSLAAHLFTERQTLVARKSLSASLVLFEAQGAEQEAGWIAGRVRELLGGTGHWQADTHEGKNISPGDIAVLVRFKALIPPIAKALEGAGIPVSVPEQESFFVDARVDLILRIAGNVLGLPDALDEQIPSCPEDVVEKGPLAMAVHFSATPPFDALFWKSKAFVDLVKTFQVCSGWRGLLNMVRLETELCAIRAKAQKVQIMTMHGAKGLEFEVVFLPGLEEGILPFAGMDMLLGKPGDDNVLDMDEERRLFYVGLTRAKSMLFLSHCASRRVFGKTLKLALSSLVRRLPQDMLRKSAIKRHVRLSERQLSLF